In Tribolium castaneum strain GA2 chromosome 4, icTriCast1.1, whole genome shotgun sequence, one DNA window encodes the following:
- the LOC100142275 gene encoding uncharacterized protein LOC100142275 isoform X2, which translates to MTFMSKCEKSKVSIGHLGACTVKPAWPNEDSYAAKTLEGGKLRCPAPISRLRVEKIEGGLMVAGVVVAANCQIILPIFGFLFLLVGCVLTAASYRGPGEDEEPDHYAARIAFTGNSRILGPACIVVGVLMLAAGFVLCVLTRRARRREQTIGFHCPLHGDFYPLSPVTSSRTIAAIEKGGNTCLMCWPRKRGPGAIAVGPPQCPHSQVSSTRSSLASSPHSQCPTPLPFLVNSGSVGGLVPVTAQLSPDQPFGSIRSLAAGREVASFPLSRTPTPPPSAFERLGSPNLVQVPDEEKLVESNFDRVSRSGPRKSVSIVLPSEDKG; encoded by the exons ATGACGTTTATGTCCAAGTGTGAAAAAAGCAAAGTTTCGATCGGCCATCTGGGAGCTTGTACAGTTAAGCCAGCATG GCCTAACGAAGACTCATACGCGGCCAAGACGCTGGAGGGCGGCAAGTTGCGGTGCCCGGCGCCAATTTCCCGCCTCCGGGTGGAGAAAATCGAGGGGGGTCTTATGGTGGCCGGAGTCGTCGTGGCTGCCAATTGCCAGATTATTTTACCCATTTTTGGATTCTTATTCCTGCTGGTTGGCTGTGTTTTGACCG CTGCGTCTTATCGTGGTCCAGGTGAGGACGAAGAGCCGGACCATTATGCAGCCCGTATCGCATTTACGGGTAATTCCCGCATCTTAGGACCAGCTTGTATCGTCGTGGGTGTGCTTATGTTAGCCGCTGGTTTCGTTTTATGTGTTTTGACTCGAAGAGCCCGAAGACGGGAACAAACCATCGGCTTTCACTGCCCCCTCCATGGAGATTTCTACCCCCTAAGTCCCGTAACTAGCTCAAGAACAATAG ccGCTATTGAAAAAGGTGGCAATACGTGTTTAATGTGTTGGCCTCGAAAAAGAGGTCCAGGTGCTATCGCTGTGGGCCCTCCTCAGTGCCCCCACAGTCAGGTCTCGAGCACGAGGAGTTCTCTGGCGAGTTCGCCCCATAGTCAGTGCCCCACGCCGTTACCTTTCCTCGTTAATTCAGGATCAGTCGG TGGCCTAGTCCCGGTGACGGCACAGTTATCGCCAGATCAACCCTTTGGGTCGATTCGATCGTTGGCAGCCGGCCGAGAAGTGGCTAGTTTCCCTTTATCGCGGACGCCCACGCCGCCCCCTTCAGCGTTTGAGAG ATTAGGAAGTCCGAATCTAGTCCAAGTCCCCGACGAAGAGAAGCTCGTAGAGTCAAATTTCGACCGAGTGTCCCGGAGCGGTCCTCGAAAATCGGTCTCGATTGTATTGCCGTCGGAGGACAAAGGGTGA
- the LOC658995 gene encoding sorting nexin-4 isoform X2 codes for MEDTILNHLEISVAESEKRANGTLNLREFYTVYLIETKLTDSEFQNKFPKLTTVWRRYTEFEQLRGYLEVTYPYIILPPLPEKRVMFGWQKISSDTFDPNFVDRRRAGLENFLLRVASHPVLSWDKHFIEFLQHEDDWRETYKSNGYLQLMENKLKALNLSMRLRNTDPRFESIKDYSHVFQNNLNNLLKARSRVAEKQYNVHKLHANYGRVFSEWSAVEKDMGDALQKTGHYLDSLASSIDAGLEDEELLVDQLKEYLFFANSLQNVCKNYEYHQLQLESAEDNVASKNVERNKAQQGKTSLMSRLFGAVDTDEVRELKVNLLDQQIQEGAAAVNVSKTNLNDFSTKALDDIERFQKQKVVDLQETLTSYAFLQLKTAKKGLQTWLQIRDCLQNVP; via the exons GACACGATTCTCAATCACCTGGAAATTTCGGTGGCAGAGTCTGAAAAACGCGCCAACGGAACGCTTAATCTACGCGAATTTTAcacagtttatttaattgagaCCAA ATTAACAGACAGTGaattccaaaacaaatttcctAAATTAACAACCGTATGGCGGCGTTATACAGAATTCGAGCAACTGCGGGGCTATCTGGAGGTCACCTACCCGTACATAATTTTGCCCCCTTTACCCGAGAAGAGAGTCATGTTTGGGTGGCAAAAAATCTCAAGTGACACTTTCGACCCGAATTTCGTCGACCGGCGAAGGGCCGGCCtcgaaaattttcttttaagaGTCGCCTCACACCCGGTTCTGAGCTGGGATAAACACtttattgagtttttgcaGCATGAGGATGACTGGAGGGAGACTTACAAGAGCAACGGTTACTTGCAGCTGATGGAAAACAAACTCAAAGCCTTAAACCTCTCAATGAGGCTCCGAAACACCGACCCTAGATTCGAATCAATCAAAGACTACAGTCACGTTTTCCAAAACAACTTAAACAACTTGCTTAAGGCGCGTTCCCGCGTCGCTGAAAAACAATACAACGTGCACAAGCTCCACGCCAACTACGGCCGAGTTTTCAGCGAATGGAGCGCCGTTGAAAAGGACATGGGCGATGCCTTGCAAAAAACAGGCCATTATCTCGATTCTTTGGCTTCAAGCATTGATGCGGGGCTTGAAGACGAGGAACTGCTAGTGGACCAATTGAAAGAGTACTTATTTTTCGCAAATTCGCTACAAAACGTGTGCAAAAACTACGAGTACCACCAACTACAACTCGAGAGCGCGGAAGACAACGTCGCTAGCAAAAATGTGGAGAGAAATAAAGCCCAGCAGGGCAAAACTAGCCTCATGTCGAGGCTTTTTGGGGCTGTGGATACAGACGAAGTCAGGGAACTCAAAGTCAATTTGTTGGACCAGCAGATACAGGAAGGGGCAGCAGCTGTCAAcgtctcaaaaactaatttaaa tgATTTTTCCACAAAGGCCTTAGATGATATTGAACGATTTCAGAAACAAAAAGTCGTTGATTTGCAAGAAACGTTAACGAGTTACGCGTTCTTGCAATTAAAAACTGCCAAAAAG GGCCTCCAGACCTGGCTTCAGATACGTGATTGTTTGCAAAATGtaccttaa
- the LOC100142275 gene encoding uncharacterized protein LOC100142275 isoform X3, with translation MDHISLLRPNEDSYAAKTLEGGKLRCPAPISRLRVEKIEGGLMVAGVVVAANCQIILPIFGFLFLLVGCVLTAASYRGPGEDEEPDHYAARIAFTGNSRILGPACIVVGVLMLAAGFVLCVLTRRARRREQTIGFHCPLHGDFYPLSPVTSSRTIAAIEKGGNTCLMCWPRKRGPGAIAVGPPQCPHSQVSSTRSSLASSPHSQCPTPLPFLVNSGSVGGLVPVTAQLSPDQPFGSIRSLAAGREVASFPLSRTPTPPPSAFERLGSPNLVQVPDEEKLVESNFDRVSRSGPRKSVSIVLPSEDKG, from the exons ATGGATCATATCTCTTTGTTACG GCCTAACGAAGACTCATACGCGGCCAAGACGCTGGAGGGCGGCAAGTTGCGGTGCCCGGCGCCAATTTCCCGCCTCCGGGTGGAGAAAATCGAGGGGGGTCTTATGGTGGCCGGAGTCGTCGTGGCTGCCAATTGCCAGATTATTTTACCCATTTTTGGATTCTTATTCCTGCTGGTTGGCTGTGTTTTGACCG CTGCGTCTTATCGTGGTCCAGGTGAGGACGAAGAGCCGGACCATTATGCAGCCCGTATCGCATTTACGGGTAATTCCCGCATCTTAGGACCAGCTTGTATCGTCGTGGGTGTGCTTATGTTAGCCGCTGGTTTCGTTTTATGTGTTTTGACTCGAAGAGCCCGAAGACGGGAACAAACCATCGGCTTTCACTGCCCCCTCCATGGAGATTTCTACCCCCTAAGTCCCGTAACTAGCTCAAGAACAATAG ccGCTATTGAAAAAGGTGGCAATACGTGTTTAATGTGTTGGCCTCGAAAAAGAGGTCCAGGTGCTATCGCTGTGGGCCCTCCTCAGTGCCCCCACAGTCAGGTCTCGAGCACGAGGAGTTCTCTGGCGAGTTCGCCCCATAGTCAGTGCCCCACGCCGTTACCTTTCCTCGTTAATTCAGGATCAGTCGG TGGCCTAGTCCCGGTGACGGCACAGTTATCGCCAGATCAACCCTTTGGGTCGATTCGATCGTTGGCAGCCGGCCGAGAAGTGGCTAGTTTCCCTTTATCGCGGACGCCCACGCCGCCCCCTTCAGCGTTTGAGAG ATTAGGAAGTCCGAATCTAGTCCAAGTCCCCGACGAAGAGAAGCTCGTAGAGTCAAATTTCGACCGAGTGTCCCGGAGCGGTCCTCGAAAATCGGTCTCGATTGTATTGCCGTCGGAGGACAAAGGGTGA
- the LOC100142275 gene encoding uncharacterized protein LOC100142275 isoform X1, with product MTFMSKCEKSKVSIGHLGACTVKPAWYVRMPNEDSYAAKTLEGGKLRCPAPISRLRVEKIEGGLMVAGVVVAANCQIILPIFGFLFLLVGCVLTAASYRGPGEDEEPDHYAARIAFTGNSRILGPACIVVGVLMLAAGFVLCVLTRRARRREQTIGFHCPLHGDFYPLSPVTSSRTIAAIEKGGNTCLMCWPRKRGPGAIAVGPPQCPHSQVSSTRSSLASSPHSQCPTPLPFLVNSGSVGGLVPVTAQLSPDQPFGSIRSLAAGREVASFPLSRTPTPPPSAFERLGSPNLVQVPDEEKLVESNFDRVSRSGPRKSVSIVLPSEDKG from the exons ATGACGTTTATGTCCAAGTGTGAAAAAAGCAAAGTTTCGATCGGCCATCTGGGAGCTTGTACAGTTAAGCCAGCATGGTATGTCAGAAT GCCTAACGAAGACTCATACGCGGCCAAGACGCTGGAGGGCGGCAAGTTGCGGTGCCCGGCGCCAATTTCCCGCCTCCGGGTGGAGAAAATCGAGGGGGGTCTTATGGTGGCCGGAGTCGTCGTGGCTGCCAATTGCCAGATTATTTTACCCATTTTTGGATTCTTATTCCTGCTGGTTGGCTGTGTTTTGACCG CTGCGTCTTATCGTGGTCCAGGTGAGGACGAAGAGCCGGACCATTATGCAGCCCGTATCGCATTTACGGGTAATTCCCGCATCTTAGGACCAGCTTGTATCGTCGTGGGTGTGCTTATGTTAGCCGCTGGTTTCGTTTTATGTGTTTTGACTCGAAGAGCCCGAAGACGGGAACAAACCATCGGCTTTCACTGCCCCCTCCATGGAGATTTCTACCCCCTAAGTCCCGTAACTAGCTCAAGAACAATAG ccGCTATTGAAAAAGGTGGCAATACGTGTTTAATGTGTTGGCCTCGAAAAAGAGGTCCAGGTGCTATCGCTGTGGGCCCTCCTCAGTGCCCCCACAGTCAGGTCTCGAGCACGAGGAGTTCTCTGGCGAGTTCGCCCCATAGTCAGTGCCCCACGCCGTTACCTTTCCTCGTTAATTCAGGATCAGTCGG TGGCCTAGTCCCGGTGACGGCACAGTTATCGCCAGATCAACCCTTTGGGTCGATTCGATCGTTGGCAGCCGGCCGAGAAGTGGCTAGTTTCCCTTTATCGCGGACGCCCACGCCGCCCCCTTCAGCGTTTGAGAG ATTAGGAAGTCCGAATCTAGTCCAAGTCCCCGACGAAGAGAAGCTCGTAGAGTCAAATTTCGACCGAGTGTCCCGGAGCGGTCCTCGAAAATCGGTCTCGATTGTATTGCCGTCGGAGGACAAAGGGTGA
- the LOC658995 gene encoding sorting nexin-4 isoform X1: MEDESPTPKKHTDKNKHPKEDTILNHLEISVAESEKRANGTLNLREFYTVYLIETKLTDSEFQNKFPKLTTVWRRYTEFEQLRGYLEVTYPYIILPPLPEKRVMFGWQKISSDTFDPNFVDRRRAGLENFLLRVASHPVLSWDKHFIEFLQHEDDWRETYKSNGYLQLMENKLKALNLSMRLRNTDPRFESIKDYSHVFQNNLNNLLKARSRVAEKQYNVHKLHANYGRVFSEWSAVEKDMGDALQKTGHYLDSLASSIDAGLEDEELLVDQLKEYLFFANSLQNVCKNYEYHQLQLESAEDNVASKNVERNKAQQGKTSLMSRLFGAVDTDEVRELKVNLLDQQIQEGAAAVNVSKTNLNDFSTKALDDIERFQKQKVVDLQETLTSYAFLQLKTAKKGLQTWLQIRDCLQNVP, encoded by the exons ATGGAGGATGAAAGCCCCACACCCAAAAAACACACCGACAAAAATAAGCACCCCAAAGAG GACACGATTCTCAATCACCTGGAAATTTCGGTGGCAGAGTCTGAAAAACGCGCCAACGGAACGCTTAATCTACGCGAATTTTAcacagtttatttaattgagaCCAA ATTAACAGACAGTGaattccaaaacaaatttcctAAATTAACAACCGTATGGCGGCGTTATACAGAATTCGAGCAACTGCGGGGCTATCTGGAGGTCACCTACCCGTACATAATTTTGCCCCCTTTACCCGAGAAGAGAGTCATGTTTGGGTGGCAAAAAATCTCAAGTGACACTTTCGACCCGAATTTCGTCGACCGGCGAAGGGCCGGCCtcgaaaattttcttttaagaGTCGCCTCACACCCGGTTCTGAGCTGGGATAAACACtttattgagtttttgcaGCATGAGGATGACTGGAGGGAGACTTACAAGAGCAACGGTTACTTGCAGCTGATGGAAAACAAACTCAAAGCCTTAAACCTCTCAATGAGGCTCCGAAACACCGACCCTAGATTCGAATCAATCAAAGACTACAGTCACGTTTTCCAAAACAACTTAAACAACTTGCTTAAGGCGCGTTCCCGCGTCGCTGAAAAACAATACAACGTGCACAAGCTCCACGCCAACTACGGCCGAGTTTTCAGCGAATGGAGCGCCGTTGAAAAGGACATGGGCGATGCCTTGCAAAAAACAGGCCATTATCTCGATTCTTTGGCTTCAAGCATTGATGCGGGGCTTGAAGACGAGGAACTGCTAGTGGACCAATTGAAAGAGTACTTATTTTTCGCAAATTCGCTACAAAACGTGTGCAAAAACTACGAGTACCACCAACTACAACTCGAGAGCGCGGAAGACAACGTCGCTAGCAAAAATGTGGAGAGAAATAAAGCCCAGCAGGGCAAAACTAGCCTCATGTCGAGGCTTTTTGGGGCTGTGGATACAGACGAAGTCAGGGAACTCAAAGTCAATTTGTTGGACCAGCAGATACAGGAAGGGGCAGCAGCTGTCAAcgtctcaaaaactaatttaaa tgATTTTTCCACAAAGGCCTTAGATGATATTGAACGATTTCAGAAACAAAAAGTCGTTGATTTGCAAGAAACGTTAACGAGTTACGCGTTCTTGCAATTAAAAACTGCCAAAAAG GGCCTCCAGACCTGGCTTCAGATACGTGATTGTTTGCAAAATGtaccttaa
- the LOC100142275 gene encoding uncharacterized protein LOC100142275 isoform X4 gives MPNEDSYAAKTLEGGKLRCPAPISRLRVEKIEGGLMVAGVVVAANCQIILPIFGFLFLLVGCVLTAASYRGPGEDEEPDHYAARIAFTGNSRILGPACIVVGVLMLAAGFVLCVLTRRARRREQTIGFHCPLHGDFYPLSPVTSSRTIAAIEKGGNTCLMCWPRKRGPGAIAVGPPQCPHSQVSSTRSSLASSPHSQCPTPLPFLVNSGSVGGLVPVTAQLSPDQPFGSIRSLAAGREVASFPLSRTPTPPPSAFERLGSPNLVQVPDEEKLVESNFDRVSRSGPRKSVSIVLPSEDKG, from the exons AT GCCTAACGAAGACTCATACGCGGCCAAGACGCTGGAGGGCGGCAAGTTGCGGTGCCCGGCGCCAATTTCCCGCCTCCGGGTGGAGAAAATCGAGGGGGGTCTTATGGTGGCCGGAGTCGTCGTGGCTGCCAATTGCCAGATTATTTTACCCATTTTTGGATTCTTATTCCTGCTGGTTGGCTGTGTTTTGACCG CTGCGTCTTATCGTGGTCCAGGTGAGGACGAAGAGCCGGACCATTATGCAGCCCGTATCGCATTTACGGGTAATTCCCGCATCTTAGGACCAGCTTGTATCGTCGTGGGTGTGCTTATGTTAGCCGCTGGTTTCGTTTTATGTGTTTTGACTCGAAGAGCCCGAAGACGGGAACAAACCATCGGCTTTCACTGCCCCCTCCATGGAGATTTCTACCCCCTAAGTCCCGTAACTAGCTCAAGAACAATAG ccGCTATTGAAAAAGGTGGCAATACGTGTTTAATGTGTTGGCCTCGAAAAAGAGGTCCAGGTGCTATCGCTGTGGGCCCTCCTCAGTGCCCCCACAGTCAGGTCTCGAGCACGAGGAGTTCTCTGGCGAGTTCGCCCCATAGTCAGTGCCCCACGCCGTTACCTTTCCTCGTTAATTCAGGATCAGTCGG TGGCCTAGTCCCGGTGACGGCACAGTTATCGCCAGATCAACCCTTTGGGTCGATTCGATCGTTGGCAGCCGGCCGAGAAGTGGCTAGTTTCCCTTTATCGCGGACGCCCACGCCGCCCCCTTCAGCGTTTGAGAG ATTAGGAAGTCCGAATCTAGTCCAAGTCCCCGACGAAGAGAAGCTCGTAGAGTCAAATTTCGACCGAGTGTCCCGGAGCGGTCCTCGAAAATCGGTCTCGATTGTATTGCCGTCGGAGGACAAAGGGTGA
- the LOC103315071 gene encoding uncharacterized protein LOC103315071 codes for MSDNGEESSQKKFKMGVSLWLSICVFACLWFVSRFMTGRRQLQNNLHVIEDGLRRMQEEIERRQRENSISYGENLEEIMEELKKDGLMNEDLKEKEEQDKEAKPGKEALEAEPLLVQDKKND; via the exons ATGTCCGATAATGGGGAAGAAAGttcccaaaaaaaattcaaaatgggTGTAAGCTTGTGGTTATCAATTTGCGTCTTCGCCTGTTTATGGTTCGTGAGCCGTTTCATGACCGGCAGGAGGCAATTGCAAAACAATCTTCACGTAATCGAAGACGGTTTGCGGCGAATGCAAGAAGAAATCGAGCGTCGCCAGCGCGAAAACAGCATCAGCTACGGCGAAAACCTAGAAGAGATCATGGAAGAACTGAAGAAAGACGGACTAATG AACGAGGATCTGAAGGAGAAGGAGGAACAGGACAAGGAGGCGAAGCCAGGAAAGGAGGCGCTGGAGGCAGAACCACTACTCGTCCAGGATAAAAAGAACGATTAA